From Camelina sativa cultivar DH55 chromosome 20, Cs, whole genome shotgun sequence, the proteins below share one genomic window:
- the LOC104768353 gene encoding E3 ubiquitin-protein ligase ZNF645-like, which yields MLQIRLRRDSPTETGNGARPSPTETVTVACPDHLVLADLPVAKGIGSVTPTTVIKPVGRRSRRQLGERVHFCVRCDFPIAIYGRLIPCDHAFCLECARSDSICYLCDERIQKIQTIKMMEGIFICAAPHCLRSFLKKLDFEAHVHELHGSLLQADAEKEDCNESDVQSTKQQSSATESTLRGPLRSQQQQSREQPLLNRSASMAKSQSGFAQVQNYPADTDNSRPPGFETASPKPGIRFPEYPPMNLMQPPSLPIPMNQNPGLPQQFGFPSYPSTDGSSQQFYNGAPPYELTRTESGGSDQGSLLGYPPTPMMTPNFQGSYPPPSWNPGMAPPQTTTQQVNRGRDGQNFGWQQENREGFGQE from the exons ATGCTTCAAATTCGTCTAAGGAGGGATTCGCCGACGGAGACTGGAAACGGAGCGAGACCTTCTCCAACGGAAACAGTGACTGTAGCCTGTCCCGACCATCTCGTCCTCGCTGATCTTCCTGTAGCCAAAGGAATCGGTTCCGTGACTCCCACCACCGTTATCAAACCCGTTGGTCGCCGTTCACGCCGTCAGTTAGGCGAGAGAGTTCACTTCTGCGTCCGTTGCGATTTCCCCATTGCTATCTATGGTCGTCTG ATTCCTTGTGATCATGCCTTTTGTCTTGAATGTGCTCGTAGTGACTCCATCTGCTATCT ATGTGATGAAAGGATTCAGAAGATTCAGACGATCAAGATGATGGAAGGAATCTTCATATGTGCAGCTCCTCATTGTCTTAGGTCTTTCCTGAAGAAACTTGACTTTGAAGCTCATGTCCATGAGCTCCACGGTAGCCTATTACAAGCTGATGCAGAGAAAGAAGATTGTAACGAGTCAGATGTTCAGAGCACAAAGCAGCAGTCTTCAGCTACTGAATCCACTTTGCGAGGTCCCTTAAGATCACAGCAGCAACAATCCCGTGAACAACCGTTACTTAACAGGTCGGCCTCAATGGCGAAATCACAATCTGGATTTGCTCAGGTACAGAATTACCCTGCAGATACTGATAACTCTCGCCCTCCGGGATTCGAGACTGCTAGTCCTAAACCAGGAATCCGGTTCCCAGAGTACCCGCCTATGAATCTTATGCAACCTCCCAGCTTGCCCATTCCAATGAATCAAAACCCTGGTTTACCACAGCAGTTTGGTTTTCCGTCTTATCCATCAACCGACGGATCATCTCAACAATTCTACAACGGCGCTCCTCCTTATGAGTTGACAAGAACAGAGAGTGGCGGATCGGATCAAGGTTCATTGCTCGGGTATCCGCCTACACCAATGATGACTCCAAACTTCCAAGGTTCTTATCCTCCTCCGTCATGGAACCCCGGAATGGCACCGCCTCAGACGACCACCCAGCAGGTTAATCGGGGTAGAGACGGTCAAAATTTTGGGTGGCAACAAGAGAACCGTGAGGGCTTTGGGCAGGAGTAA